In Gossypium arboreum isolate Shixiya-1 chromosome 6, ASM2569848v2, whole genome shotgun sequence, the following are encoded in one genomic region:
- the LOC108484563 gene encoding CBL-interacting serine/threonine-protein kinase 25-like — MEETHILFGKYEMGRLLGKGTFAKVYHCKDLTTGESVAIKVVSKDQVKKQGMMDQIKREISVLRLVRHPNIVELKEVMATKTKIFFVMEHVRGGELFAKVYKGKLKENVARKYFQQLISAVDFCHSRGVSHRDLKPENLLLDENEDLKVSDFGLSALPEQVRNDGLLHTQCGTPAYVAPEVLKNRGYDGPKADIWSCGVILYVLLAGFLPFQDENVMNMYRKVFKAEFQFPPWFSTESKHLISNHLVADPEQRITIPDIMRVPWFRKGFKHPLSFSIEESVLDHVEDDKLPSPKFFNAFEFISSMSSGFDLSSLFEKERKSGTMFTSRCSASDIIAKIQGVAKGLNLKVGKVKDFKLRLQGPSEGRKGRLSVMAEVFEVAPEVAVVEFSKSAGDTLEYAKFCEEEIRPALKDIVWTWQGDSFNHCSNVKIDGEGCKMQALPTAYPTHNL, encoded by the coding sequence ATGGAGGAAACCCATATTTTGTTTGGGAAATACGAGATGGGGAGACTGTTAGGGAAAGGCACTTTCGCCAAGGTTTACCATTGCAAAGACTTAACAACCGGCGAAAGCGTGGCCATTAAAGTCGTCAGTAAAGACCAGGTGAAGAAACAAGGGATGATGGACCAAATCAAGAGGGAAATCTCGGTGCTGCGCCTTGTTCGTCACCCAAACATTGTGGAGCTCAAAGAAGTAATGGCGACCAAGACCAAGATCTTCTTCGTTATGGAGCACGTCCGTGGGGGCGAACTGTTTGCCAAAGTGTACAAAGGCAAGCTCAAAGAAAATGTTGCTCGTAAGTACTTTCAACAGCTGATAAGCGCCGTTGATTTCTGCCATAGCAGAGGCGTTTCGCACCGTGATTTGAAGCCTGAGAACCTCCTTTTAGACGAAAACGAAGACCTTAAGGTCTCTGATTTTGGATTATCGGCTTTGCCCGAGCAGGTCCGCAATGATGGGCTCCTCCACACGCAGTGTGGCACGCCAGCTTATGTTGCCCCAGAGGTACTGAAAAATAGAGGCTACGATGGACCCAAAGCTGATATCTGGTCTTGTGGGGTTATCTTGTATGTTCTTCTCGCTGGTTTTTTGCCATTTCAAGATGAGAATGTTATGAACATGTATAGGAAAGTTTTCAAAGCTGAATTTCAGTTTCCACCATGGTTTTCGACCGAATCCAAGCATTTGATCTCGAACCATTTAGTGGCTGACCCCGAACAGAGGATCACGATCCCGGATATAATGCGTGTTCCTTGGTTTCGAAAAGGGTTCAAACATCCTCTCTCATTTTCGATCGAAGAATCGGTGCTGGATCACGTAGAGGATGACAAGCTACCGTCTCCGAAATTCTTCAATGCGTTCGAGTTCATTTCGTCCATGTCGTCAGGATTCGATTTGTCGAGTTTGTTCGAGAAGGAGAGGAAATCCGGAACTATGTTCACGTCTAGGTGTTCAGCTAGTGATATCATAGCTAAAATCCAAGGTGTTGCCAAGGGGTTGAACCTTAAGGTGGGGAAAGTAAAGGACTTCAAGTTGAGATTACAAGGGCCGTCCGAGGGAAGGAAAGGGCGACTTTCAGTGATGGCGGAGGTGTTCGAGGTGGCGCCGGAGGTTGCGGTGGTTGAATTCTCCAAGTCGGCCGGGGATACCTTAGAGTATGCTAAGTTTTGCGAGGAAGAAATTAGGCCCGCATTGAAAGACATAGTTTGGACATGGCAAGGTGACAGTTTCAACCATTGTAGCAACGTTAAAATTGATGGTGAAGGATGTAAAATGCAAGCTCTACCCACAGCCTACCCTACACATAATTTGTAA